From Methanosarcina lacustris Z-7289, one genomic window encodes:
- the iscB gene encoding RNA-guided endonuclease IscB, protein MLVFVINQNKKPLMPCKPSKARKLLQAGKAKVVRNTPFTIKLLFGSSGYTQPVIAGMDTGSKVVGCAAIANGKVLYQSEIYLRENVSKKMEQRKMYRRTRRGRKTRYRPSRFANRGNSRREGRLAPSIKSKLEAHFREKMFVESLLPVTEWKVELASFDIHKITNPGGFRDRISGRDLKGFYNVKAYVLARDGYTCQHCRGKSKDFRLHCHHIVFRSQKGTDAPEN, encoded by the coding sequence ATGTTAGTTTTCGTAATCAATCAAAACAAAAAACCACTAATGCCCTGTAAACCTTCAAAAGCCAGAAAGCTACTGCAAGCAGGCAAGGCAAAAGTGGTCCGAAATACTCCATTCACAATCAAGTTACTTTTCGGAAGCAGTGGCTATACTCAACCTGTAATTGCAGGGATGGATACCGGCTCTAAGGTCGTGGGCTGTGCAGCCATCGCTAACGGAAAAGTGTTGTATCAATCCGAAATTTACCTGAGAGAAAATGTTTCTAAAAAGATGGAACAACGGAAGATGTACCGGAGAACCAGAAGAGGTAGAAAAACAAGGTACAGACCCTCAAGATTTGCTAACCGGGGAAATTCAAGGAGAGAAGGAAGATTGGCTCCTTCCATCAAAAGCAAACTTGAAGCTCATTTCCGGGAAAAGATGTTTGTGGAATCCCTGCTTCCTGTAACGGAATGGAAGGTAGAGCTTGCTTCCTTTGATATTCACAAAATAACAAATCCCGGAGGTTTCCGGGATCGGATATCAGGAAGGGACCTTAAAGGTTTCTACAATGTCAAAGCTTACGTTCTGGCTCGGGACGGCTACACCTGCCAGCACTGCAGGGGAAAGTCAAAGGATTTCCGGCTGCATTGCCATCATATCGTTTTCAGGTCACAGAAGGGAACAGATGCACCAGAAAACTGA
- a CDS encoding DUF5316 domain-containing protein has translation MKNLLFIDAGIFVIAVVAAFLKGDFTLIIEIIGYAGLIFIVIPGILMGSFVSGDRIRANYHAEDEERREKNIVSRNLFFVGLFNIAISICASCFRTP, from the coding sequence ATGAAGAATTTACTGTTTATCGATGCGGGGATCTTTGTTATTGCAGTTGTCGCAGCATTTCTGAAGGGAGACTTTACACTAATTATAGAAATCATAGGCTATGCCGGTTTGATTTTTATTGTTATACCGGGAATTTTGATGGGTTCTTTTGTGAGCGGGGACAGGATAAGGGCAAATTATCATGCTGAAGATGAAGAGCGCAGGGAGAAAAATATAGTGTCAAGAAACTTATTTTTTGTTGGGCTCTTCAACATCGCTATATCAATATGTGCTTCCTGCTTCCGCACCCCATGA
- a CDS encoding tetratricopeptide repeat protein translates to MKEDNTQSEKFSLHERLRSLNTTEFYDLLSRLLVKKPELYQLVLEWFKEKQESTPETMTDNDIVSLNDNLLFEYWEDARSIISEFNELGGGPEEEEEEAFGYLEKISGLIEEGGLSTAAKLEFLDEAFEEYNIKNSGFEDGLMEIFFDICQTKEEWEYLVKKLDEYPSEWRKERIMIIHRKYLHDDEAYLQERMQALIFGMDYWDLVKFYVEKGDLEKALERAEEGVLKGEGRLTELFEFLWEHFSKKEDTAILERLVHTALSRNTEEKHMLDRLFEYYRAKGDYEHAKDALLRSFEFARQQYYAEYTRMKGFLKASDWKSIEPEIFSKIKEKDFHDYLRICLDKGMKKTVLKSIFNPPKNRFGYSIEVDFDEFADKLANDFPDKIIEYYWQKAYRNIPNGNRKTYSIAVKYLGKVKDVYIDILNNEADWVKRFSELKSEFKKRPAFLEITSEL, encoded by the coding sequence ATTACATGAACGCTTAAGGTCTCTTAATACTACGGAATTTTACGACCTGCTAAGCCGCCTTCTGGTTAAAAAACCCGAATTATACCAGCTGGTTCTGGAATGGTTCAAAGAAAAACAGGAATCTACGCCTGAAACCATGACAGATAATGATATCGTTTCCCTGAATGACAACCTGTTGTTTGAATACTGGGAAGATGCAAGGAGTATTATTTCAGAGTTTAACGAGCTCGGGGGCGGTCCCGAAGAAGAGGAAGAGGAAGCATTTGGTTATCTTGAAAAGATTTCAGGCCTGATAGAAGAAGGCGGCCTGTCAACTGCTGCGAAACTTGAATTTTTAGACGAAGCCTTTGAGGAATATAACATCAAAAATTCAGGGTTTGAAGATGGCCTGATGGAGATTTTTTTTGATATCTGCCAGACAAAAGAAGAATGGGAGTATCTGGTGAAAAAACTTGATGAGTATCCCTCTGAATGGAGAAAAGAACGGATAATGATTATCCATAGAAAATATCTCCACGATGACGAAGCTTATCTGCAGGAGCGCATGCAAGCCCTGATTTTCGGGATGGATTACTGGGACCTGGTCAAATTTTATGTTGAAAAGGGAGATCTGGAAAAAGCTCTGGAAAGGGCAGAAGAAGGTGTCTTAAAGGGGGAGGGCAGGCTTACTGAGTTGTTTGAATTCTTGTGGGAGCACTTCTCTAAAAAGGAAGATACAGCCATTCTGGAGCGGCTTGTGCATACGGCATTATCGCGCAATACTGAAGAGAAGCATATGCTGGACAGGTTATTTGAATATTACAGGGCAAAAGGAGATTATGAGCACGCAAAAGATGCTCTATTGAGGTCATTCGAGTTTGCCAGGCAGCAATATTATGCAGAGTACACAAGAATGAAAGGATTCCTGAAAGCGTCTGATTGGAAATCCATTGAGCCTGAAATATTTAGTAAAATCAAAGAAAAAGATTTTCACGATTATCTGCGGATATGTCTGGATAAGGGTATGAAAAAAACAGTTCTCAAATCAATTTTTAATCCTCCAAAAAACAGGTTTGGTTATTCAATAGAAGTTGATTTTGATGAGTTTGCAGATAAATTGGCAAATGATTTTCCGGATAAAATCATCGAATATTACTGGCAAAAAGCCTATAGAAACATACCTAACGGGAACAGAAAAACATACAGCATTGCAGTCAAATATCTTGGAAAAGTCAAAGATGTCTATATCGATATCTTAAATAATGAAGCAGACTGGGTAAAACGTTTTTCCGAGCTGAAATCCGAATTTAAGAAGCGGCCCGCTTTTCTTGAAATAACGAGCGAGTTATGA
- a CDS encoding tetratricopeptide repeat protein has protein sequence MNNCKLRKRLICSGLENTHKTNTELSTKIMIHKKKTEKPFEWDPPAPSTVYIKIKNIPYETFKTRLNQGLVTTELDQIRYRLERHIYCCGICSKYINGYCIITNRRAEPGWICKSFVPKEEFIYLDARPDREDSAGFRYLSETGLEKDSSEGGREEGSPESTGTGDLYEKGVALYKQGRLRLALQAFDRVLEEKPLDFAALFHKGTSLLKLKRYEEALEIFIRASEINPDSAGLWANLGFALTKLERFRDAFEAFEKSIFLNPVQKNAWEGKDAVLSRIHLCEEKLCESEKALERNPDDPDTLFEIGKLHLRLGEQEKAVQAFKTALEIKPENAEAWQLRGKILFKAGSDKEALHAFEKATRLKPDHPEAWYEKGKVFLKLENLRAAENAFKIAADLWENKGLKTKAESVREKVSRLGFEKT, from the coding sequence ATGAATAACTGCAAGCTTCGAAAAAGGCTTATATGCTCAGGACTCGAAAACACCCATAAGACCAATACGGAACTCTCAACGAAAATTATGATCCACAAAAAGAAAACCGAAAAGCCCTTTGAATGGGACCCGCCTGCTCCTTCAACAGTCTATATTAAAATCAAAAATATTCCTTATGAAACCTTCAAAACGCGATTGAACCAGGGGTTGGTTACTACAGAGCTTGACCAGATACGGTACCGTCTGGAGAGGCACATCTACTGCTGCGGGATCTGCTCTAAGTACATAAACGGGTACTGTATAATCACTAACCGAAGGGCTGAGCCTGGATGGATCTGCAAGTCCTTCGTGCCAAAAGAGGAGTTTATATATCTTGATGCCAGGCCTGACCGGGAGGATTCGGCAGGGTTCAGGTACCTCTCTGAAACCGGACTTGAAAAGGACAGTTCCGAAGGTGGGAGGGAAGAAGGAAGCCCGGAAAGTACAGGGACAGGAGACCTCTATGAAAAAGGAGTGGCTCTTTACAAACAGGGAAGGCTAAGACTCGCGCTTCAAGCTTTTGACCGCGTACTTGAAGAAAAGCCTCTGGATTTTGCAGCTCTGTTCCATAAAGGAACTTCCCTGCTAAAACTTAAACGCTATGAAGAAGCTCTCGAGATCTTCATAAGAGCCTCGGAAATTAACCCGGATTCTGCGGGTCTCTGGGCTAACCTGGGTTTTGCTCTAACAAAGCTTGAGCGTTTCCGAGATGCGTTTGAAGCGTTTGAGAAATCGATTTTCCTGAACCCTGTGCAGAAAAACGCCTGGGAAGGCAAGGATGCAGTGCTCTCCAGGATACATCTGTGTGAAGAGAAACTCTGCGAATCTGAAAAAGCCCTGGAAAGAAATCCTGATGATCCGGATACCCTGTTTGAAATTGGGAAACTCCATCTCAGGCTTGGAGAACAGGAAAAAGCTGTGCAGGCATTTAAAACAGCCCTTGAGATAAAGCCTGAAAATGCCGAAGCCTGGCAGCTCCGGGGAAAAATCCTTTTTAAAGCAGGTTCGGATAAAGAGGCTCTGCACGCTTTTGAAAAGGCAACCCGTCTCAAGCCCGATCATCCAGAAGCCTGGTATGAAAAGGGAAAGGTTTTCCTTAAACTTGAAAATCTGAGAGCTGCAGAAAATGCTTTTAAGATTGCAGCCGACCTCTGGGAGAATAAAGGGCTCAAAACAAAAGCTGAGAGTGTCCGTGAAAAAGTTAGTCGACTCGGCTTCGAGAAAACGTGA
- the glgP gene encoding alpha-glucan family phosphorylase — MEDNLQGVLKGQKIAYFSMEIGLRNEIPTYAGGLGVLAGDTIRSASDLKVPLVAVTLVSNKGYFRQSLDTSGNQTEQIEEWDPSRLMTRLQQEVSVKIQGREVKIQAWQYNCKSLTGGCVPIIFLDTNVEGNSWEDRRITDFLYGGDHSYRLKQEIVLGVGGVRMLAALGFNPRKYHMNEGHSSLLALELLTRNGTDSTKVKDLCIFTTHTPVEAGHDKFDYGLVEDLIRDKNYLEILKKFGGADRFDTSLFALNLSNYVNGVTKRHSRVSNELFPGYSIQAITNGVHSYTWTSPFFRQLYDRYLPGWANEPELLVRVGGIPDEEIWEAHWKAKKELIDEVNKRTGVCMDYETLTIGFARRMAEYKRATLILSDLERLRKVNRRGRIQLIFAGKAHPQDEAGKQLIREIFKIIETLRNEIKIVFLENYDMDLAAKMVSGVDLWLNTPTRPYEASGTSGMKAAHNGVVNFSILDGWWIEGWIEGVTGWSIGPQPDDCLSIEEARLSELDDLYNKLYYIIVPMYYDRKDEWFKMINNSIGMVAYYFNSHRMMRRYVTHAYL, encoded by the coding sequence ATGGAAGACAATCTTCAAGGAGTATTGAAAGGACAGAAAATTGCTTATTTTTCTATGGAAATTGGGCTTCGCAATGAAATCCCGACTTATGCAGGAGGGCTTGGCGTACTTGCAGGCGATACGATTCGTTCGGCTTCAGATCTCAAAGTCCCGCTTGTAGCTGTAACTCTGGTTAGCAATAAAGGCTATTTCAGGCAAAGTCTTGACACGTCCGGAAATCAGACCGAACAGATTGAAGAGTGGGACCCTTCGCGTTTGATGACCCGACTCCAGCAGGAAGTGAGCGTTAAAATTCAGGGCCGGGAGGTCAAAATCCAGGCATGGCAATATAACTGCAAGAGCCTCACAGGTGGCTGCGTACCCATTATTTTTCTTGATACCAATGTAGAGGGAAACTCATGGGAAGACCGCAGGATCACAGATTTTCTTTATGGGGGTGACCACTCCTACAGGCTCAAGCAGGAAATAGTGCTCGGGGTAGGGGGAGTGCGGATGCTTGCAGCACTGGGCTTTAATCCCCGAAAATACCATATGAATGAAGGACACTCAAGCCTGCTCGCCCTGGAACTTTTAACAAGAAATGGCACAGACTCTACGAAAGTAAAGGACCTCTGTATTTTTACCACCCATACTCCAGTAGAAGCAGGGCATGACAAGTTCGATTACGGGCTTGTGGAAGATCTGATCCGGGACAAAAACTATTTAGAAATACTTAAAAAGTTTGGAGGGGCAGATCGTTTTGATACGAGCCTTTTTGCCCTTAATCTGTCCAATTATGTCAATGGCGTCACAAAACGGCACAGTCGGGTCTCAAACGAACTATTTCCCGGATATTCAATCCAGGCAATAACAAACGGCGTCCACTCCTATACCTGGACCTCTCCTTTTTTCAGGCAACTTTATGACCGTTATCTGCCTGGCTGGGCAAATGAACCCGAACTCCTGGTAAGGGTGGGAGGAATCCCGGATGAAGAGATCTGGGAAGCTCACTGGAAGGCAAAAAAAGAACTCATAGATGAGGTTAACAAAAGAACAGGGGTCTGCATGGACTATGAGACCCTTACAATAGGTTTTGCACGGCGTATGGCAGAATATAAACGTGCAACCTTAATCCTCTCCGACCTTGAAAGGCTCAGAAAGGTAAACCGGAGAGGCAGGATTCAGCTTATTTTTGCAGGCAAAGCCCATCCGCAAGACGAGGCTGGAAAACAGCTCATAAGAGAAATTTTCAAAATCATAGAAACGCTTCGGAACGAGATCAAGATCGTCTTTCTGGAAAATTATGATATGGACCTGGCTGCAAAAATGGTTTCCGGAGTTGACCTCTGGCTGAACACTCCAACTCGCCCTTATGAAGCCTCGGGCACAAGCGGCATGAAAGCTGCCCATAATGGGGTCGTGAATTTTAGTATCCTTGACGGCTGGTGGATTGAAGGATGGATAGAAGGAGTGACTGGCTGGTCCATAGGACCTCAGCCCGATGACTGTCTTTCCATAGAAGAGGCAAGGCTCTCTGAGCTTGATGACCTTTACAACAAACTTTACTACATTATAGTCCCCATGTATTACGACCGCAAAGATGAATGGTTTAAAATGATTAACAACTCAATAGGCATGGTTGCGTATTATTTCAACAGCCACAGGATGATGCGGCGTTATGTTACTCATGCTTATCTATAA
- a CDS encoding IS1634 family transposase — protein MCLPIGTTMAVQYFFEKLNFYDIFGKYKSKGLDINSLLIGLVSYKLTENFSIKEASKWMNQAEVLDLLNLKSFNERVLYRTLETIGRHKEEILYDILNCLFSEYDFEHTDINLDWTSIVIYGIKSKLGKYGYSRDHRPDKLQITVGISELSDPINIPIGVTVNKGNVLDLEHFSDTYNQVKSKLKKGSLIVFDKGANTIKNIKIIQKDEMEYLTSMKLNTSDDKIIEKFDPKKAELRDPEEGLYGIKIVKPNSIKYFYFSESLQKRQLESKARAVLKKLKEAKEIQKAIVNKKKLPKKFRIDNELIEIEYSFRTKLEELSDEEAIELLKASLINGREGFFCLKSSKDLTLEEALKIYRRKDSIEKIFHSLKNEIQIKPLRVWSDDSIYGAIILGFIAQLFISLMRYEFEDLKHRSTKFIKKSLKNLTLTVNFLKNGVKQYIFANFDKINSLFVTRMSEIS, from the coding sequence ATATGTCTTCCTATTGGAACAACAATGGCTGTTCAATACTTTTTTGAAAAGCTCAATTTTTACGACATTTTTGGCAAGTATAAAAGTAAAGGTCTCGACATCAATAGTTTACTGATTGGATTGGTGAGCTATAAGCTCACCGAGAATTTCAGTATCAAGGAAGCAAGTAAATGGATGAATCAAGCTGAAGTTCTCGACCTCTTAAACCTTAAGTCCTTCAACGAAAGAGTCCTTTACAGAACCCTTGAAACCATTGGAAGGCACAAAGAGGAAATTCTCTATGATATCTTGAACTGTCTATTTTCGGAATATGATTTTGAACACACAGACATAAATCTGGACTGGACAAGTATAGTCATTTACGGGATTAAATCCAAACTTGGTAAATATGGATATAGTAGAGACCACAGACCTGATAAACTGCAAATAACAGTTGGAATTAGTGAACTTTCCGACCCTATTAACATACCTATTGGAGTTACGGTGAATAAAGGAAATGTTCTTGATCTGGAACATTTTTCTGATACATACAATCAAGTGAAAAGTAAACTCAAAAAAGGCTCTCTTATTGTTTTTGATAAAGGCGCTAATACCATAAAAAATATCAAGATAATACAGAAAGATGAGATGGAGTATCTCACCTCCATGAAACTGAACACAAGTGACGACAAAATAATTGAGAAATTTGATCCGAAAAAAGCGGAACTGAGAGATCCCGAAGAAGGTTTATATGGAATAAAAATAGTCAAGCCAAACAGCATTAAATATTTCTATTTCTCTGAATCTTTACAGAAAAGACAGTTAGAATCAAAAGCAAGAGCTGTTTTGAAGAAATTAAAGGAAGCAAAAGAGATTCAGAAGGCCATAGTAAACAAGAAAAAGCTTCCTAAGAAGTTCAGAATAGATAATGAGTTGATTGAGATTGAATACTCTTTTAGGACTAAGCTCGAAGAGCTTAGTGATGAAGAAGCAATAGAACTTCTAAAAGCTTCACTGATTAATGGAAGAGAAGGATTTTTTTGCCTTAAATCAAGCAAGGATTTGACACTTGAAGAAGCATTGAAAATATACCGAAGAAAAGATTCCATTGAAAAAATATTCCACTCGTTAAAAAATGAAATTCAAATTAAGCCGTTAAGAGTGTGGTCAGATGATAGCATTTATGGAGCTATTATCCTGGGATTTATTGCCCAGTTATTCATATCGCTGATGCGATATGAATTTGAGGACCTGAAACATAGGTCTACAAAATTCATCAAAAAAAGCTTGAAGAATTTGACACTTACAGTCAATTTCTTGAAAAATGGGGTCAAACAGTATATTTTCGCTAATTTTGACAAGATCAATAGCTTGTTTGTAACAAGAATGAGTGAGATTTCGTAG
- a CDS encoding GAF domain-containing protein, with translation MAKATLNSAKKGSASRQKSCKYLNEIALCSALEMAKELISVINKVPVTVFLWRPEKYWPADFVSENIKQFGYTVEEFTSGKLLYGNIVHPDDLERVERELSRRIEEDYVDFSQEYRIITKSGEVRWVDERTFIEADENGVVKYLKGIIIDITDRKRKEKLLYIQRDLGIALSTSNYLDETLDKLLDSCLQIDEINAGGIYLVNEETGDLTLAIHRGLSPIFVENASYFNVNSPNTRLVMIGQPVYKQHIDLLLTSRDEALRQENLRATAIIPVKSGKKVIAAFYLSSRTEYELSDSVRTVIETIATQFGVFISRIRLEEQLKECVKKRKA, from the coding sequence ATGGCTAAAGCGACTTTGAATTCGGCTAAAAAAGGAAGTGCTAGCAGACAAAAGTCCTGCAAATATCTCAATGAGATAGCTTTATGCAGTGCACTTGAGATGGCAAAGGAGCTGATCTCAGTAATAAATAAAGTTCCTGTCACTGTTTTCCTGTGGCGCCCAGAAAAGTATTGGCCTGCAGATTTTGTCTCTGAGAATATAAAGCAGTTCGGGTATACGGTAGAAGAATTCACATCAGGAAAACTTCTGTATGGGAACATTGTGCACCCTGACGACCTTGAAAGGGTCGAAAGAGAACTCTCAAGAAGGATTGAAGAAGACTACGTTGACTTCTCCCAGGAATACCGGATAATTACAAAGTCCGGGGAAGTACGCTGGGTTGATGAAAGAACTTTTATCGAAGCCGATGAGAACGGGGTCGTAAAGTACCTTAAAGGAATAATTATTGATATTACCGACAGAAAACGAAAGGAGAAGCTGCTTTATATTCAGAGGGATCTTGGAATTGCTCTGAGCACTTCAAATTACCTGGATGAAACACTTGACAAGCTGCTTGATTCGTGCCTTCAAATAGATGAAATCAATGCTGGTGGCATCTATCTGGTTAATGAAGAAACCGGCGATCTGACTCTTGCCATCCATCGTGGTCTCTCTCCTATCTTTGTCGAGAATGCCTCTTATTTTAATGTAAATTCTCCAAATACCAGGCTAGTTATGATAGGGCAACCTGTCTATAAGCAGCACATAGACCTCCTTCTAACCTCCAGAGATGAGGCGCTCCGGCAGGAAAATCTCAGGGCTACAGCAATAATTCCCGTAAAGTCCGGAAAAAAGGTTATTGCCGCCTTTTATCTTTCCTCGAGGACGGAGTATGAACTTTCGGATAGCGTGCGCACGGTTATTGAAACAATTGCAACCCAGTTCGGGGTTTTTATCTCACGGATCCGGCTTGAAGAACAACTAAAAGAGTGTGTGAAGAAGCGAAAGGCTTGA